GGGTGCTATTTTTAGATGACTTATTCAAAGGGAGAGAAAAACCCACGGATTTCCAGACTGAGCAGTTATTCGCAATCGTTAACTATCGTTATTTAAACAAATTGCCCATATTGGTTTCATCAGAACGTACTTTTAAGGATATGTGCGTCATTGACGAAGCTACAGGTTCTAGGTTGTACCAAATGACAGCAGACTACCGGGCGACCCTAGAAGGTGAAGGATTGAACTATAGAACACGAGATGCGGAGGTTTTATCAAATGTTTAAACGATTTTCTAAAGAAGAAATCAATGATTTAAGAGCAAAAATTGTTCAGGGTCAGCTAGATGCAATCTCACTTTTTGATCTTCAACGCCTCATGAACGAACGTGATGCATTTGAATTTATGGTCAAAAAGCAAGAAGCTGGGCAACAACGAATCAATGAGTTCCTGACAGTCTTAGAGATTCAAAGTCAATTGGAAGAACAGATTAAGGAGCTTAAACAACGGTTGGAAAAATATGAGCCTTCACTAAATCAGGCTGTTTAGGAGGAATCAAGCATGAATCAATTAGTCTTTATTCAAAACAACCAGGTAGTTACTGATAGTCTAACAATCGCTGAGGTATTCGATAAGCGTCATGCAGATGTATTGAGAGATATCGACGGTCAAATCGAGAAATTAGACCAAGCAGGAGAAAGTGAATGGGGTCTACGCAACTTTGCACACACCCAGTATCAGCACCAACAAAACAAACAGTGGTATCCCAAATATGACCTTACCGAGGATGCTTTTGCTCTAGTGGCCATGAGTTATGTAACACCGGAAGCGATGAAAATGAAAGTGAAGTTCCTGGACCAGTTCAAGCAGATGAAGGAGCAAATAAATAACCCTCTAGCTGGAATGAGTAAAGAGCTTCAAGCCATTGTGATGATTGATAAACGGACGGTAGAAATCGAAAATAGATTGTTCAACCTTGAGCAAACCAAGACAGTAGATTACAGCCAACAACAAGTTTTAAACTCGCTCTGCAAACGCAAAGTGATGGAGATTATCGGCGGTAAAGAAAGTCCAGCATATAAACAAATTGTGTTCAAAGTGTTTAAAGCAGTGTGGAATGATTACCAAGAGTATTTCGCTGTTAACTCTTACCGGAACACTGCAACTAAAGATTTTGAAAAGGCAAAAGAGTTTTTACAGAGATGGACCCCACGAGGCAAATTACTTCGGGAGATTGAAGATGCGAATGGTCAAATGAACATGTTCGGTGGATTTAAAGGAGCATAGAAGATGAACGACGATAAAGCAGTATTAGCTATACAAATTAACTACTTTAAAAAATACGTACATGAGCTAGAAGAGGATATTAAAAACGTGCAGTATGACTACTCCAAAAGAATTCTGGAGGGCAGTTTGAAAGACTATCAGAAGGGCTTGGCAGAGGTTCAAGCTAGATGGGAGGCATTAGGTCATGATGACCAAGGAAGAGTTGCAAGAAATCCGTGAACGTGTAGGGAAAGCTACTTCAGGCTCTTGGAAAGAGAGAGCAAGGAACGGAGATTTTATGCTCATTGATAGGGGATTTATTATAGCAGGAACTCAGAATGATCTTGATTTTATCATAAATGCTCGGCAGGATATCCCGAACTTACTCTCAGAAATTGATCGGTTGAGAAAAGCGCTATTAAAGATTGAACTTTGCGCAGCTACATCGAATGAGACTTGGGGACGTTTACAGAAAAATTGCTGGATAATTGCAAGTGAAGCATTGAAAGAATTTTGAGCAAACGGAGGGAGAGCATGAGAGTGAACACGAGCTATGCAAATAGAGGAATGGCATTTGAGCAAATGCTAGA
This is a stretch of genomic DNA from Brevibacillus laterosporus DSM 25. It encodes these proteins:
- a CDS encoding Rha family transcriptional regulator, with the protein product MNQLVFIQNNQVVTDSLTIAEVFDKRHADVLRDIDGQIEKLDQAGESEWGLRNFAHTQYQHQQNKQWYPKYDLTEDAFALVAMSYVTPEAMKMKVKFLDQFKQMKEQINNPLAGMSKELQAIVMIDKRTVEIENRLFNLEQTKTVDYSQQQVLNSLCKRKVMEIIGGKESPAYKQIVFKVFKAVWNDYQEYFAVNSYRNTATKDFEKAKEFLQRWTPRGKLLREIEDANGQMNMFGGFKGA